A single Larimichthys crocea isolate SSNF chromosome VIII, L_crocea_2.0, whole genome shotgun sequence DNA region contains:
- the LOC113746363 gene encoding GDNF family receptor alpha-2-like, giving the protein MNCQMTPHTVTSCPHDHYHGCLMAYVGLIGSDVTPNYSDSSPSNITISLWCTCRGTGNQEPECDAFHRDFTHNTCLRNAIQSFGYGAEGGTLLVTEPSSTFFPPVQPPIISKPAPSLHGNAIKPMDSACMFSTCANLQDGGQKCVSSDEFECEEALLGSIDSQDSAGPKSSSSRHSAPPLHLHHITVTVCISVLPVFLLFVS; this is encoded by the exons ATGAACTGCCAGATGACGCCTCACACCGTCACCAGCTGCCCCCACGATCACTACCACGGCTGCCTCATGGCCTACGTCGGCCTCATCg gCTCAGATGTAACACCTAACTACAGCGACAGCAGTCCCTCCAACATCACCATCAGCCTGTGGTGTACCTGCAGGGGAACTGGCAATCAGGAGCCCGAGTGTGACGCTTTCCACCGGGActtcacacacaacacctgCCTCA GAAACGCCATCCAGTCATTTGGTTACGGCGCCGAGGGAGGGACTCTTCTCGTGACTGAGCCGTCATCCACCTTCTTCCCCCCCGTCCAGCCGCCAATCATCTCCAAACCCGCTCCCTCTCTACACGGCAATGCAATCAAACCCATGGACAGTGCTTGTATGTTTTCCACTTGTGCTAACCTGCAG GACGGAGGTCAGAAGTGCGTCTCCTCTGATGAGTTCGAGTGCGAGGAG gcTCTGTTGGGGTCAATAGACTCTCAGGACTCAGCCGGAccgaagagcagcagcagtcggCACTCAgctccacccctccacctccatcacaTCACCGTGACGGTGTGCATCTCCGTGCTGCCGGTGTTTCTACTCTTCGTCTCATAA